The following are from one region of the Mannheimia granulomatis genome:
- a CDS encoding FNR family transcription factor, which yields MKIVSELKPNGRTSCTIHCQNCSISQLCLPFTLNETELTQLDNIIERKKPVQKSQVIFKSGDELKSLYAIRSGTLKAYTLSESGEEQITGFHLPGDLIGFDAITNMQHEGYAQALETSMICEIPFDILDDLAGKMPKIRHQIMRLMSNEIKSDQEMILLLSKMNAEEKLAAFLYNLSQRYSARGFSAKEFRLTMTRGDIGNYLGLTIETISRLLGRFQKSGMITVQGKYIIINRMEELAEMAGAIKPQQPVIAQTTA from the coding sequence ATGAAAATTGTATCTGAATTAAAACCCAATGGACGCACATCCTGCACAATTCATTGCCAAAACTGCAGTATCAGCCAGCTATGTTTACCATTTACGCTTAATGAAACTGAGCTAACTCAATTAGATAATATTATTGAGCGTAAAAAACCGGTTCAAAAATCTCAAGTGATTTTTAAGTCTGGGGATGAACTAAAATCGCTTTACGCTATTCGTTCCGGCACCTTAAAGGCTTATACCTTAAGCGAAAGCGGTGAGGAACAAATTACAGGTTTCCATTTACCGGGTGATTTAATCGGCTTTGATGCTATTACTAATATGCAGCATGAGGGATATGCTCAAGCATTGGAAACCTCAATGATCTGTGAAATTCCTTTTGATATTTTAGATGACCTTGCCGGCAAAATGCCTAAAATCCGCCATCAAATTATGCGTTTAATGAGCAATGAAATCAAAAGTGATCAAGAGATGATTTTACTCCTTTCAAAAATGAATGCCGAAGAAAAACTGGCCGCATTTTTATATAACCTTTCTCAACGCTATTCTGCTCGAGGCTTTTCTGCAAAGGAGTTTCGGTTAACTATGACAAGAGGTGATATTGGTAACTATCTTGGTTTAACTATTGAAACTATCAGCCGCTTATTAGGCAGATTCCAAAAAAGCGGTATGATTACGGTACAAGGTAAATATATTATTATCAACCGTATGGAAGAACTTGCTGAAATGGCAGGTGCAATTAAACCACAGCAACCTGTTATTGCGCAAACAACAGCTTAG
- a CDS encoding universal stress protein produces MYKHILVAVDLSEESLVLARKGASLAAKCGAKLSLIHVDVNFSDLYTGLIDINMSSVQDGVVEETNTALAELAAKVNYPVSDCLNGTGDFSQVLQEAVEKHDVDLLVTGHHQDFWSKFMSSTRQVMNNISVDMLVVPLADE; encoded by the coding sequence ATGTATAAACATATTTTAGTCGCAGTCGATCTTTCGGAAGAGAGTCTTGTTTTAGCACGTAAAGGGGCAAGCTTAGCTGCTAAATGTGGTGCAAAATTGTCGCTTATTCATGTTGATGTGAACTTCTCTGATTTATATACAGGATTAATTGATATTAATATGTCTTCAGTGCAAGACGGTGTTGTTGAAGAAACTAATACAGCATTAGCTGAGTTGGCTGCTAAGGTCAATTATCCGGTGTCTGATTGTTTAAACGGCACGGGAGATTTTAGCCAAGTATTGCAAGAGGCAGTTGAAAAACACGATGTAGATCTATTGGTTACCGGACATCATCAAGATTTCTGGAGTAAATTCATGTCATCAACCCGCCAAGTAATGAACAATATCAGTGTAGATATGCTTGTTGTCCCATTAGCTGATGAATAA